AAGCTTTCTTCAATTCGTCGAAATCCAGGGCCTGCTGAACCGGCAAACGTGAAAATACTGCTGAGGCATTTCCAGTCAGTAATGCACTCAAGTTGGCTCCCCATCCATCTCGGTTCCACTTCTGAACTGTAGCATATCGTTCAAACCGTTGGATGTATGCATCAATGTTGTCCTTTTCCTCGTTAAATGCAGGCAACTTAGGACCTTTCATCATGGCATTGTCCCTCTGCGTTAAATAGGCCTGGCCATGCTGCTCGGCTTGAATCAGCTCCAACTTGCGTCTATGTTCTTCCTCTGCTCTTTTATCAGCTCTGGCCGCTTGCTGCTCTTCAAATTCCCTCTGTTTTTGACGTTCCTGTCTTTCTCTCTCACGGTCATCCCTTTCCTTGTCCTGCTGCTCTTTGACAAATGCACGAAGTGCCTCACCTTTAAACTCTAACTCCTTCCCTATGTCTATCAAGTCGACAAAGGAAGACATcctgtatacaatatatttcaacaaaactgcaactgaaaacaaatacaaacaaaaaggTGAACTCCTAACAAAACTCATATGTACAAGAACTAGTACTCACCTGCAATCCTGCATGATTCTCTCTTCCAGATAACTTACCTGTGATCCGTAAACAACGCTCCAGTAGACTAACGTATAAAATAGAAAGGAACCAAAGAGTTTCTAGACAGAATCCGTCAAGCAATCTAGCCTAACATAATCAATCCAATCAGCGTTCTATTCCCGTAAAAAACTAACGTTGGctatcccaccgctgccaccaatttGTTAACGTGGACCAAGCGTCGGTTGTTTCTACGGGCAATGAAGACTGAACAAGTTGATTACACAAatatgattatgtttatttacaatgaaagaCAATATGTATAACgtatatattaacaatacaaCCATACACTCTCACTATCTCACACACTCTCAACAAAGTATTCTAAGAATGTCTATGTAGCATCACAACACGATGAAAAAACCCACTCAATCCAGAGCCAAACAGTCTTTCCAAAAGTATATGGAACAGCT
This DNA window, taken from Pecten maximus chromosome 3, xPecMax1.1, whole genome shotgun sequence, encodes the following:
- the LOC117323139 gene encoding uncharacterized protein LOC117323139, with product MSFVRSSPFCLYLFSVAVLLKYIVYRMSSFVDLIDIGKELEFKGEALRAFVKEQQDKERDDRERERQERQKQREFEEQQAARADKRAEEEHRRKLELIQAEQHGQAYLTQRDNAMMKGPKLPAFNEEKDNIDAYIQRFERYATVQKWNRDGWGANLSALLTGNASAVFSRLPVQQALDFDELKKALLKRFDKTE